CACCGTTTTCATATTCTAAGGCTTGAAGTATCATCTCCACCTAGATAGAACAAAAGAGCAAAAAACAATCAGATTATTCAGAgcacaattttaaataacaaattatcATGCATTCCTGCAAACATTCATATAGCCATATCTCCTATAGCCAATGACTTTATATGGTCTCTAGCATATCTTAATACCCATTGGCTTAAAATATTAACTGTTAAGTGAGCTGCATACATATGAAATCTGCAGTTATTAACTACTGATTGCTTGTCTGACATACAAACATTAAATGgtaactaaaataatatatacctTATCGAAGTCTTTAACAATTTTAGCTTCCGGCGACGAATTCTCCTCATACTCCATCCATAACTGGCTTATTTCCTTGGCTATATACAAATCGCAGATCACTTCAATTTCATAGCAAATACATCACGCAACACaagaactaaaaattaaatgaagGAAACCTCTAATTCCTCCTCCTAGCAATTTGCACATATGCTCTAATGCTTCTCCCTCTATTCGACTTTTCTCTTCCTTTGGTACCCCATCGGAGGGCGTAATGTCTCCAACAATAGCTGTTTCAACAAACAATATAAATTACattagaaaaaaacaaaacaaaactaacaaTCACAAATATCAGATAGTTACCTTCTGCTATATCATGAATAATTGCCATTTTCACAcacctgaaaaataaaatgatacaattaaaataataagtaaatgaaaacttaaaatgaataaaaaataaatgaaaacccTAAGTAACTAACTTGTCACGATCAATGCCGGGAATATCAGGAGCAATAAGAGCCATTAATCCCATGCGATACATATGATCAGCGATTGATTCTGGATTCTTCACCTCTCTCTTTACCCATCCAGCTCgttttgttttctaattttttttaatcaacaaTTAAACACAAACATCAGTCAATCAATAGCAAAATTTCCTGtacattatataaaaaaataccttGAGGCTGTGGCATAAAGAGAGGAAGTCAATTGCAGATGAAGCGGCAGGAGAATGAGAAGCGGATGCGGCGGTGGAAGCTCCGTCGTTTGCGGAGGAGTGGATGATACTGTCACCGTTGGTGACGGAGGAAGAAGATGGTGAAGCTTCAGTAGCCATACGATTGCAATGGTGAAGTCTGGAGTTAGGCGGTAACGGCGACGGTGACGGAGTTAGGGATTTGAAAGTGAGGTGAGAGGAAGTGAAAGCTAAAGCAGGTGCAGGTGGAGGTGCAAAGAGAGTTAATGAAGATGATGTTTTGCATAGCAGAATTCTGCTTCCACTTCCCATTATTACTGtcaatgttttattattttaaattaaagaattgataaatgttttgtaTATTTGAATTCTTTTTAGATCCGGTAATTATGCTTATGGGCTTTGTTGATGCATCTGGATCGTTACTTTAGGCCTTGGATCCGGTGGACACTTttaagaggaaaaaaaagaaaaaaatagggTATTTAGAGCAATATTTTTCTTTGGTACAGCCGATTAGTTATTctgaacgggtctcaactatCAGAAGACACATTTAAACctttatattcaaattaatttttactcGAATATTGTAGGCTCCTTACATGAGACAAACTTTGGCCTAAGTcataaacggctgcatacatgagtacggttcgaacccgcgatcTCGTTTTAGACAGAAAAGCGCCTTATCAATTCAGTTGTGCCTTGAGATTGTGGagcaattattttaaaagatggAGTATTTGAAGCAACTATTTTGCCAT
This region of Mercurialis annua linkage group LG1-X, ddMerAnnu1.2, whole genome shotgun sequence genomic DNA includes:
- the LOC126665074 gene encoding uncharacterized protein LOC126665074 — encoded protein: MGSGSRILLCKTSSSLTLFAPPPAPALAFTSSHLTFKSLTPSPSPLPPNSRLHHCNRMATEASPSSSSVTNGDSIIHSSANDGASTAASASHSPAASSAIDFLSLCHSLKKTKRAGWVKREVKNPESIADHMYRMGLMALIAPDIPGIDRDKCVKMAIIHDIAEAIVGDITPSDGVPKEEKSRIEGEALEHMCKLLGGGIRAKEISQLWMEYEENSSPEAKIVKDFDKVEMILQALEYENEQEKDLDEFFQSTAGKFQTEVGKSWALEIASRRRKGH